In Electrophorus electricus isolate fEleEle1 chromosome 18, fEleEle1.pri, whole genome shotgun sequence, one genomic interval encodes:
- the LOC113590710 gene encoding profilin-2-like produces MSWQSYVDNLMGDGSCMEAAILGYIDAKYVWACITGGVFSGITADEIDMLIGKDRESFFACGLTLGKKKCSVIRDSLFVDGDCTMDLRTKSCSGEPTYNVAVGRATRVLVLVMGKEGIHGGGLNKKAYSMAKYLRDSGF; encoded by the exons ATGTCTTGGCAAAGCTACGTGGATAACCTGATGGGCGATGGCAGCTGCATGGAAGCCGCCATTCTTGGTTATATAGACGCCAAATACGTTTGGGCATGTATAACCGGCGGTGTTTTTAGCGGTATAACG GCTGATGAAATCGATATGCTAATCGGCAAAGACCGAGAGAGCTTCTTCGCCTGTGGGCTCACCCTAGGGAAAAAGAAGTGCTCTGTGATCAGAGACAGCCTGTTTGTTGATGGAGACTGTACTATGGACCTCAGGACGAAGAGTTGTAGTGGGGAGCCGACATACAATGTTGCTGTAGGCAGAGCTACAAGAG TCTTGGTTCTTGTAATGGGCAAAGAAGGGATCCATGGAGGTGGACTGAATAAGAAGGCATATTCGATGGCGAAATACTTGAGGGATTCGGGGTTCTAA